The following are from one region of the Veillonella nakazawae genome:
- the purN gene encoding phosphoribosylglycinamide formyltransferase: MRNSKKRLALFASGRGSNGEALYKAMQEGYINGEFVVIITDHGNAGIVERSKSWNIPLIVMERSDYDSKASFEQAQLDALEPYKVDGIVLAGYMRIVGAPLIERYEHRILNIHPALLPSFPGLHGHQQAIDGGVKITGCTVHFVDAGMDTGPIIMQNTVPLLPDDTEDTLSDRLLPIEHKTYKEALQLFCEDKLTIKGRVVYIED; encoded by the coding sequence ATGCGTAATTCTAAAAAGAGATTAGCCCTCTTTGCCAGTGGTCGTGGTTCTAATGGTGAAGCACTGTATAAGGCCATGCAAGAAGGCTATATTAATGGTGAATTTGTTGTAATCATTACAGATCACGGCAATGCAGGAATTGTGGAACGTTCTAAATCTTGGAATATTCCACTTATTGTTATGGAACGTAGCGACTATGATTCTAAAGCTAGCTTCGAACAGGCTCAACTAGATGCTTTAGAGCCTTATAAGGTTGATGGTATCGTCTTGGCAGGCTATATGCGTATTGTAGGTGCTCCTTTGATAGAGCGATATGAACATCGTATATTAAATATTCATCCTGCTCTGTTACCATCATTTCCAGGCCTTCATGGTCATCAACAAGCCATTGACGGAGGCGTAAAAATTACAGGGTGTACGGTACACTTTGTTGATGCAGGAATGGATACGGGGCCTATCATTATGCAGAATACGGTTCCTCTATTACCCGATGATACAGAGGATACCTTGAGTGACAGATTATTGCCTATCGAACATAAAACGTATAAAGAGGCATTGCAACTATTTTGTGAAGATAAGCTCACCATAAAAGGGCGTGTTGTATATATTGAAGATTGA
- the menB gene encoding 1,4-dihydroxy-2-naphthoyl-CoA synthase, protein MSKFDWKVLDRNYEDVIYETYNGIAKITINRPQVRNAFRPKTVMELIDAFTVAREDNEVGVIVLTGANHGQGEDKEAFCSGGDQSVRGHGGYVGEDNVPRLNVLDLQRLIRVIPKPVIAMVNGFAIGGGHVLHIVCDLTIASENAKFGQTGPRVGSFDAGYGAGYLARMIGHKRAREVWFLCRQYTAAQAYEMGMVNCVVPFDKLEEETVQWCNEILELSPMALRMLKGAFNADTDGLAGLQQFAGDATLMYYTIDEAKEGRDAFKEKRKPNFKQFPKFP, encoded by the coding sequence ATGAGCAAATTTGATTGGAAAGTATTGGATCGTAATTATGAAGATGTAATTTACGAAACATATAATGGCATTGCAAAGATTACTATTAATCGCCCACAGGTACGTAACGCGTTCCGTCCTAAAACTGTTATGGAGTTAATCGATGCTTTCACAGTAGCTCGTGAAGATAACGAAGTAGGCGTAATTGTATTGACTGGTGCAAACCACGGTCAAGGTGAAGATAAAGAAGCATTCTGCTCCGGTGGTGACCAAAGCGTACGCGGTCATGGTGGTTATGTAGGCGAAGATAATGTTCCTCGTTTGAACGTTCTTGATTTGCAACGTTTAATTCGCGTTATCCCAAAACCTGTTATCGCTATGGTTAATGGTTTTGCTATTGGTGGCGGGCATGTGTTGCACATCGTATGTGACCTTACCATCGCTTCTGAAAATGCTAAATTCGGTCAAACTGGTCCTCGCGTAGGTTCCTTCGATGCTGGTTATGGTGCAGGTTACTTGGCTCGCATGATCGGTCATAAACGCGCTCGCGAAGTTTGGTTCCTTTGCCGTCAATACACAGCTGCTCAAGCCTATGAAATGGGCATGGTTAACTGTGTTGTACCATTCGACAAATTGGAAGAAGAAACAGTTCAATGGTGTAACGAAATTCTTGAATTGTCCCCAATGGCATTGCGTATGTTGAAAGGTGCATTCAACGCCGATACTGATGGTCTTGCAGGCTTACAACAATTTGCAGGCGACGCTACATTGATGTACTACACAATCGATGAAGCAAAAGAAGGCCGTGATGCGTTTAAAGAAAAACGTAAACCGAACTTCAAACAATTCCCTAAATTCCCTTAA
- the purD gene encoding phosphoribosylamine--glycine ligase: protein MKVCVIGSGGREHALAWRLSISPSVTKVYAIPGSAAMSDCAELVGIDWQQSDHLIRFLKDSHVDLVVVGPEAPLVAGLADALNAAGIPVFGPSKAAAQLEGSKVFAKDLMKKYNIPTAAYGVFHKVDEVKEFIGQTGAPIVVKADGLAAGKGVVVAMTIEEANVAVEDMLSGNRFGEAGSTVVIEEFMEGEEASLLAFVDGKTVVPMIASQDHKRIFDGDKGPNTGGMGTYAPAPVLTNALRDEAMKTILEPMVAAMEKEGMPYVGCLYAGLMITPQGPKVVEFNARFGDPETQVVLPLLDSDLGQIMMACATGTLTADMVKWKDSSAACVILASKGYPETSSKGDIISGDIKQHDTTIVFHSGTKLIGDEYVTNGGRVLGVVGLGKDLRTALDRAYGRIEHIDFEGMQYRTDIGAKAFK, encoded by the coding sequence ATGAAAGTATGTGTAATCGGTAGCGGCGGCCGCGAACATGCATTGGCATGGCGATTGTCCATCAGCCCTAGCGTAACAAAGGTATATGCCATTCCTGGCAGTGCGGCTATGTCAGATTGTGCAGAGCTAGTCGGTATTGATTGGCAGCAAAGCGATCATTTAATTCGTTTTTTGAAAGATAGTCACGTTGATTTAGTCGTTGTTGGTCCAGAGGCTCCTCTTGTAGCAGGACTAGCAGATGCACTCAATGCAGCTGGAATTCCTGTATTTGGCCCATCTAAAGCAGCTGCTCAACTAGAGGGCTCAAAGGTATTTGCCAAAGACCTTATGAAAAAATATAACATACCGACTGCTGCCTATGGTGTATTCCACAAGGTGGATGAAGTAAAAGAATTTATCGGTCAAACAGGTGCTCCTATCGTGGTGAAAGCTGATGGCTTGGCGGCTGGCAAGGGCGTTGTGGTGGCTATGACCATCGAAGAAGCAAATGTAGCTGTAGAAGACATGCTTAGTGGTAATCGTTTTGGAGAAGCTGGTAGTACCGTTGTTATCGAAGAATTCATGGAAGGTGAAGAAGCGAGTTTGCTTGCCTTTGTAGATGGCAAGACTGTAGTTCCTATGATTGCTTCCCAAGATCATAAACGCATCTTTGATGGAGATAAAGGTCCTAATACTGGTGGCATGGGTACCTATGCACCAGCGCCAGTACTTACTAATGCATTACGAGATGAGGCGATGAAGACAATTTTAGAACCTATGGTAGCTGCCATGGAGAAAGAGGGGATGCCTTATGTGGGCTGTCTCTATGCAGGTCTTATGATTACACCTCAAGGCCCTAAGGTTGTAGAATTTAATGCCCGCTTTGGCGATCCTGAAACACAAGTAGTATTGCCATTACTCGATAGTGACTTAGGTCAAATTATGATGGCTTGTGCCACAGGCACATTAACAGCTGATATGGTGAAATGGAAAGACTCTTCGGCGGCATGTGTTATTCTTGCCTCTAAGGGATATCCTGAAACTTCGTCTAAAGGTGATATTATTAGTGGTGATATAAAACAACATGATACAACCATCGTATTCCACTCTGGTACAAAACTTATTGGAGACGAATATGTCACAAATGGCGGCCGCGTTCTTGGCGTTGTAGGTCTTGGTAAAGACCTTAGAACAGCGCTCGATAGAGCTTATGGACGTATAGAACACATTGATTTTGAGGGCATGCAATATCGTACAGATATTGGGGCGAAAGCTTTCAAATAA
- the menE gene encoding o-succinylbenzoate--CoA ligase: MEWLRYGAQHYPDRICINEYTYKAIYGGVLHVASELRPLESSRVAILSDNSVTMAIYVLATMLAHKEVLLLNVHLKPNEIENQLKQLGVTTVLHSQDRRNQLPDSMCVVEFEPLETILSDRVLEDTFDWTFNDTDIAAIMNTSATTGQFKSVPLRWGQIRAHVQASKEVLAKTEQDNWLMVLPLFHVSGLSILMRSLYNGTAITILPKYDEIKVLELIESEKINMMSLVPTILTQLEPKITHHTLRVILLGGEFIPMALIDACEKKSLPIYKTYGMTETFSQSVTFAVLDYPHKRDSVGRPLPGMQIRIDNPDADGVGEIHLTGPMVMTGYIDKEPIDGDLNTDDIGYVDEDGFVYILNRRKDLIISGGENIYPKELEDLVYTLPSVKECAVVPVPDPKWGQVPALFMAFHDGESMTSDEILFFMTNSLAKYKVPKYVKILPALPRNGTGKIVRNELRLED, translated from the coding sequence ATGGAATGGTTACGGTATGGTGCACAGCACTATCCTGATCGCATATGTATAAATGAATATACCTATAAGGCTATATATGGCGGTGTGCTTCATGTGGCTAGTGAATTGCGACCTCTTGAAAGCTCCCGTGTGGCCATTTTATCGGACAACTCTGTTACTATGGCAATCTATGTGTTGGCTACTATGCTAGCTCATAAAGAGGTACTATTACTTAATGTACATCTTAAGCCTAATGAGATAGAAAACCAATTGAAACAATTAGGTGTTACCACCGTTTTACATAGTCAAGACCGACGGAATCAACTGCCTGATTCAATGTGTGTTGTTGAGTTTGAACCTCTAGAAACCATTCTATCTGACCGAGTTTTAGAAGATACCTTTGATTGGACATTTAATGATACAGACATTGCAGCTATTATGAACACTAGCGCTACAACAGGTCAGTTTAAATCAGTACCCCTTCGATGGGGACAGATTAGAGCTCATGTACAAGCGTCTAAAGAGGTACTAGCTAAAACTGAGCAAGATAATTGGCTTATGGTATTGCCTTTATTCCATGTAAGTGGTCTATCTATCTTGATGCGTTCCCTTTATAATGGTACGGCTATCACTATATTGCCTAAATACGATGAGATAAAGGTTTTAGAACTCATTGAATCTGAGAAAATCAATATGATGTCTCTCGTACCTACAATTTTGACTCAATTAGAACCGAAGATTACACATCATACATTACGCGTTATTTTGCTAGGTGGCGAGTTTATTCCTATGGCTCTCATCGATGCTTGTGAAAAGAAATCGCTGCCAATTTACAAGACCTATGGCATGACGGAAACCTTTAGTCAAAGCGTTACATTCGCTGTATTGGATTACCCTCATAAACGAGATTCCGTAGGCAGACCATTACCAGGAATGCAGATTCGCATTGATAATCCTGATGCGGATGGAGTAGGGGAAATCCATTTGACAGGTCCCATGGTTATGACTGGGTATATCGACAAGGAGCCAATTGATGGCGATCTTAATACAGACGATATCGGTTATGTCGATGAAGATGGATTTGTATATATTCTGAATCGCCGCAAAGACCTTATCATATCTGGTGGCGAAAATATTTATCCTAAGGAATTAGAGGATTTAGTCTACACATTGCCATCAGTCAAGGAATGTGCCGTTGTACCTGTACCTGATCCTAAATGGGGCCAAGTACCAGCACTCTTTATGGCTTTTCACGATGGTGAAAGCATGACGTCTGATGAGATTCTATTCTTTATGACTAATTCTTTGGCAAAATATAAAGTTCCTAAATATGTAAAAATTTTACCCGCATTACCTCGTAATGGCACAGGTAAAATTGTGCGTAATGAACTGCGTTTAGAAGATTGA
- the purM gene encoding phosphoribosylformylglycinamidine cyclo-ligase, whose amino-acid sequence MCSNKTSLTYRDAGVDIDAGNRAVELMKESVKRTYTPGVVGDLGGFGGLYSLAGHSMSDPMLVSGTDGVGTKLRLAIMMDKHDTIGQDCVAMSVNDILVQGATPLFFLDYIAVGKLDPVKVADIVRGVAEACEESGCALLGGETAEMAGFYDNDDYDVAGFAVGIVDRPKLITGESIKAGDVILGLPSSGVHSNGFSLVRKIVFDHKQLSMDTKIPEFGKTLGEELLTPTRLYPKAVLPLIEQQLVKGMVHITGGGFYENIPRVLPKGVTAEVDVTTWPRLPVFTKLQEWGNVAWPEMYRTFNMGIGMIVIVDQKDVETVKENLSSRGETVYEIGCIVSGDGPVVLKGAEFDA is encoded by the coding sequence ATGTGCTCGAATAAAACTAGTTTAACCTATCGTGATGCAGGCGTTGATATCGATGCAGGTAATCGCGCAGTAGAATTGATGAAAGAATCCGTAAAACGCACCTATACACCTGGCGTTGTAGGTGATTTAGGTGGTTTTGGGGGCCTCTATTCCTTAGCTGGTCACTCTATGTCTGACCCTATGCTCGTATCCGGTACAGATGGGGTAGGTACCAAATTACGTTTAGCTATCATGATGGATAAGCATGATACAATTGGCCAAGATTGCGTAGCCATGAGTGTTAATGATATTCTTGTGCAAGGTGCAACGCCTTTATTCTTCCTCGATTACATTGCAGTTGGTAAACTTGATCCTGTGAAAGTAGCAGATATTGTGCGCGGTGTGGCAGAGGCTTGTGAAGAGTCCGGATGTGCTTTACTAGGCGGTGAAACTGCTGAAATGGCAGGCTTTTATGATAATGATGACTATGATGTAGCGGGCTTTGCAGTGGGGATTGTTGATCGTCCTAAATTGATTACTGGTGAAAGTATCAAAGCTGGCGACGTAATTTTAGGTCTGCCATCGTCTGGTGTACATTCTAATGGCTTCTCCTTGGTTCGTAAAATTGTATTTGACCATAAACAATTATCTATGGATACAAAAATTCCAGAGTTTGGTAAAACCTTAGGCGAAGAATTATTGACGCCTACTCGTTTATATCCTAAAGCTGTATTGCCATTGATTGAACAACAGCTTGTAAAAGGTATGGTTCATATTACCGGCGGTGGCTTCTATGAAAACATTCCTCGTGTATTGCCAAAAGGCGTTACTGCAGAGGTTGATGTCACTACATGGCCACGACTACCTGTATTTACAAAACTACAAGAATGGGGCAATGTTGCCTGGCCTGAAATGTACCGTACTTTCAACATGGGCATTGGTATGATTGTTATCGTTGATCAAAAGGATGTAGAAACGGTTAAAGAAAACCTTTCTAGTCGTGGTGAAACGGTATATGAAATTGGCTGCATTGTAAGTGGTGATGGTCCTGTTGTCCTTAAAGGGGCTGAGTTCGATGCGTAA
- the purH gene encoding bifunctional phosphoribosylaminoimidazolecarboxamide formyltransferase/IMP cyclohydrolase, translating into MIKNALLSVSDKTGIVDFAKGLVELGITIYSTGGTLKAITDAGIAAKAVETLTGFPEMMDGRVKTLHPKVHGGILAIRDNGEHQKAMADHGIEPIDLVVVNLYPFRETIAKPNVSLEEAIENIDIGGPSMVRSAAKNHAYVGIVVNPNHYDEILAMLKEHGELPKEYRFGLAKEAFAHTAAYDVAIANYMSGVLDEGPTPPEYLSAYEKVTDLRYGENPHQKAAFYKEIGTAHGMGALKQLHGKELSYNNIVDMEAAWNMVWEFTDPAACIIKHTNPCGAATAATLHDAYINAYEADSVSAFGGIVALNREVDAATAEEMSKIFLEVIMAPAFTKEALDILEGKKNIRLIELSKPESGQVTVKKVSGGLLVQTEDDIQEDRANYKVVTKVQPTEEQWKALEFAWKLVKHVKSNAILISNEKRTLGVGAGQMNRVGSAKIALEQAGEAAKGAVLASDAFFPFGDTVETAVKHGIAAIIQPGGSIRDEESIKAADEAGIAMVFTSIRHFKH; encoded by the coding sequence ATGATTAAAAATGCATTACTTAGTGTTTCTGATAAAACAGGTATTGTAGACTTTGCAAAGGGATTAGTTGAATTAGGTATAACCATTTATTCCACAGGTGGGACCCTTAAAGCCATAACCGATGCAGGCATTGCAGCCAAAGCGGTTGAGACGTTGACTGGTTTTCCTGAAATGATGGACGGCCGTGTAAAGACCTTGCATCCCAAGGTTCATGGTGGTATTTTGGCAATCCGTGATAACGGGGAACATCAAAAAGCTATGGCAGATCATGGCATTGAACCAATCGACCTTGTGGTTGTCAATCTTTATCCATTCCGTGAAACCATTGCAAAACCAAATGTATCCTTAGAGGAAGCTATTGAAAATATCGATATCGGTGGTCCTTCCATGGTGCGCTCTGCTGCGAAAAACCATGCGTATGTAGGTATCGTTGTAAATCCAAATCATTATGATGAAATCTTAGCTATGCTTAAAGAACATGGTGAATTGCCTAAAGAATATCGTTTTGGTCTTGCAAAGGAAGCCTTTGCTCATACTGCAGCTTATGATGTAGCCATTGCTAACTATATGAGTGGTGTCTTAGACGAAGGTCCTACACCACCTGAATATTTAAGTGCTTATGAAAAGGTAACTGACCTTCGGTATGGTGAAAATCCGCATCAAAAAGCGGCATTCTACAAAGAAATCGGTACGGCTCATGGCATGGGGGCCTTGAAACAACTCCATGGCAAAGAGCTTTCTTATAACAACATCGTAGATATGGAAGCGGCTTGGAATATGGTGTGGGAGTTTACCGATCCTGCAGCATGTATCATTAAGCATACAAATCCTTGTGGCGCAGCGACGGCAGCTACCTTGCATGATGCTTATATAAATGCTTACGAAGCAGACTCTGTATCCGCCTTTGGTGGTATCGTTGCTTTAAACCGTGAAGTAGATGCTGCTACTGCAGAAGAAATGAGTAAAATTTTCTTAGAAGTCATCATGGCACCTGCTTTCACAAAAGAAGCATTAGACATCCTTGAAGGAAAGAAAAATATTCGCCTCATCGAGTTATCTAAACCTGAATCTGGCCAAGTAACAGTGAAAAAGGTTTCTGGTGGTCTATTAGTGCAAACAGAAGATGATATTCAAGAAGACCGCGCTAACTATAAAGTGGTTACAAAGGTACAGCCAACAGAGGAACAATGGAAAGCTCTTGAATTTGCTTGGAAGCTCGTAAAACACGTAAAATCCAATGCGATTTTGATTTCCAATGAAAAACGTACCCTCGGTGTTGGGGCGGGTCAAATGAACCGCGTTGGTTCTGCAAAAATTGCTCTTGAACAAGCTGGTGAAGCCGCTAAAGGGGCCGTATTAGCATCTGATGCATTTTTCCCATTTGGGGATACTGTAGAAACAGCAGTAAAACATGGTATTGCAGCCATTATTCAACCGGGTGGCTCTATTCGAGACGAAGAATCCATCAAGGCGGCCGACGAAGCAGGCATTGCTATGGTATTTACAAGCATTCGTCACTTTAAACATTAA
- the menD gene encoding 2-succinyl-5-enolpyruvyl-6-hydroxy-3-cyclohexene-1-carboxylic-acid synthase codes for MNEYIAALVDEFYQLGVRHAVFSPGSRSTTMAMLFKEHEGFETYMNIDERSASFMALGIAKAHKEPTILVCTSGSAVAHYLPAILEAQYSGVPLIVLSADRPHTLLHVGAPQTVDQHKIFGTAVNYFEELAVPQEAHYYTYPRQVARKSYMKAMDTKKGPVHINVPLFEPLVPELSRNHFEAGRSSFKVVKPNYSDIFACGEGNNLLERYERILILAGPQIDVDEADMIRSFGEALQAPILADPLSNVRGCGTSKVVISTYDALLAGKALWHELKPDCVIQFGQIVVSKRVQQMIASWTDVEYIEVNSTMDSMNPTGKTTMHVQASIDVFTHVYGKNNNSDTYLNIWRRLDQAGKKQLSSTIDEPHCFEGRTIRELQKQIPEDGQIFVANSMTIRDFDYFWFSGESKAVLYGNRGVNGIDGTISTALGLAANGRPTYLVTGDLSLFHDLNGLAVAKTHNLNLTIILHNNDGGGIFEYLPQKGTKHFDYLFSTSQGLDYSGAAKLYGCGYTKISSPDELSSVLANVSQETGVHIIEIPTNREYSRELHKKYTKVSVDMEALL; via the coding sequence ATGAATGAATATATTGCTGCCTTGGTAGACGAGTTCTATCAACTCGGCGTCCGTCATGCGGTGTTTAGCCCTGGTTCTCGTTCTACGACGATGGCCATGCTGTTCAAGGAGCATGAAGGATTTGAAACCTATATGAATATAGATGAGCGCTCTGCTAGTTTTATGGCTCTAGGCATTGCAAAGGCACATAAGGAACCAACTATACTCGTATGTACTTCTGGTTCTGCTGTGGCTCATTATTTGCCAGCTATTTTGGAAGCTCAATATAGCGGGGTACCGCTCATTGTACTATCTGCTGATAGACCTCATACATTATTGCATGTAGGGGCTCCTCAGACTGTAGATCAGCACAAAATCTTTGGCACTGCGGTCAATTATTTTGAAGAATTAGCTGTGCCTCAAGAGGCTCATTACTATACATATCCTCGCCAAGTGGCTCGTAAATCGTATATGAAAGCGATGGATACTAAAAAAGGGCCAGTCCATATTAATGTGCCTCTCTTTGAACCATTGGTGCCAGAATTGAGCCGTAACCATTTTGAGGCTGGTCGCAGTTCCTTTAAAGTGGTTAAGCCAAACTATAGTGACATATTTGCCTGTGGTGAGGGAAATAACTTGCTTGAAAGGTATGAGCGTATCCTTATCCTAGCAGGCCCTCAAATTGATGTAGATGAGGCTGATATGATTCGTTCCTTCGGGGAGGCTTTACAAGCTCCTATTTTGGCGGATCCCCTATCTAATGTACGGGGATGCGGTACATCTAAAGTTGTGATTTCTACATATGATGCGTTGTTAGCAGGGAAAGCTCTTTGGCATGAGTTAAAACCAGATTGTGTGATTCAGTTTGGCCAAATTGTTGTGTCAAAACGAGTGCAACAGATGATTGCTAGCTGGACTGATGTGGAGTACATCGAGGTTAACTCTACAATGGACTCCATGAATCCTACAGGTAAAACTACGATGCATGTGCAAGCTAGTATTGATGTCTTTACCCATGTATATGGAAAAAACAATAACTCTGATACGTACTTAAACATATGGCGACGTTTAGATCAAGCTGGTAAGAAACAACTAAGCTCGACTATCGATGAGCCTCATTGCTTTGAAGGCCGAACCATACGGGAGCTACAAAAACAGATTCCTGAAGATGGACAAATTTTTGTTGCCAATAGTATGACCATTCGGGACTTTGATTACTTCTGGTTTAGTGGGGAATCTAAGGCGGTTCTTTACGGAAATCGAGGCGTCAATGGTATTGATGGCACTATTTCTACGGCTCTAGGGCTAGCAGCAAATGGTAGACCTACATATTTAGTAACTGGGGATTTATCCTTGTTCCATGATTTGAATGGATTGGCTGTAGCTAAAACTCATAATTTAAACTTAACCATTATTTTACATAATAATGATGGAGGCGGTATTTTTGAATACTTACCTCAAAAGGGGACAAAGCATTTTGACTATTTGTTCTCCACATCACAAGGCTTAGATTACAGTGGGGCTGCCAAACTCTATGGCTGTGGCTACACAAAAATCTCCAGCCCCGATGAGTTGAGTTCTGTATTGGCTAATGTTAGCCAAGAAACAGGCGTTCATATCATTGAAATTCCTACAAATAGGGAATATAGCAGAGAATTGCATAAAAAATATACGAAGGTTTCAGTTGATATGGAGGCATTACTATGA
- the menH gene encoding 2-succinyl-6-hydroxy-2,4-cyclohexadiene-1-carboxylate synthase — MSQYFCSIVDNALCNPAQRMYFDLGDYRYGLTVVGDGEPIVCFHGFSESSYTWDSINLPGYRLIRIDLIGHGDSDIPEEDEAYTIPKMIEDLHTVIYHMVGDRYYLMGYSMGARIALSYALEYESEIKGLILESGSVGIASDAERLERRKADEDLAVHIENHDGAWFATRWAEAPIFESQKQLSEGVEELIYLRRSNNSTYALACTLRGSGQGVMPYVGDKLEKFSVEGLYVSGALDTKYTTIGRDVFGKLPNFKHVIVEGAGHNVHIEKPQMFEQAVLDFLHKKG, encoded by the coding sequence ATGAGTCAGTATTTTTGCAGTATTGTAGATAATGCTTTATGCAATCCCGCGCAGCGTATGTATTTTGATTTGGGCGACTATCGCTATGGCTTGACTGTGGTAGGCGATGGGGAGCCTATCGTATGTTTTCATGGATTTTCAGAATCTAGTTATACTTGGGATTCCATTAACTTGCCAGGCTATCGTTTAATCCGTATCGATTTGATTGGTCATGGTGATTCTGATATTCCTGAAGAAGATGAGGCTTATACAATTCCTAAGATGATAGAGGATTTGCATACCGTTATTTATCATATGGTTGGTGATAGATATTACCTCATGGGCTACTCCATGGGGGCCCGCATTGCCCTTTCCTACGCTTTGGAATATGAAAGTGAAATCAAAGGGCTCATCCTTGAAAGTGGCTCTGTAGGTATCGCCTCTGACGCTGAGCGATTAGAGCGCCGTAAGGCCGATGAAGATTTAGCGGTTCACATTGAAAATCATGATGGTGCTTGGTTTGCTACACGTTGGGCGGAGGCTCCTATTTTTGAAAGTCAAAAGCAACTTTCAGAGGGTGTAGAGGAATTAATCTATCTACGTCGTTCCAATAATAGTACGTATGCCTTAGCCTGTACCTTGCGTGGCTCAGGTCAAGGTGTCATGCCTTATGTGGGGGATAAATTAGAAAAATTCTCTGTTGAAGGCTTATATGTGAGTGGCGCACTAGATACAAAATATACTACAATAGGAAGAGATGTATTTGGCAAGTTGCCAAACTTTAAACATGTCATCGTCGAAGGGGCGGGGCATAATGTACATATAGAAAAACCGCAGATGTTTGAACAAGCGGTATTAGATTTTTTACACAAGAAAGGTTAA
- a CDS encoding isochorismate synthase: MKYNKEPLKLNSPVSFWMNFPNEERVFWVDRQSDRIVVGAKRLATVKDDNDRHNYAYVFYGDTFFDTVKDPKWSNMGHEMIAFTHYYIVENGESFYLHAGESVPIENYEVPRVHHNYKETSDDKADWNRLMNAIANGINSGEMTKVVSSREVEFTSETPYNVASILANLVDNNPNCFIFGYEKDGRTFVGASPEILVRHRGSEILSYALAGTAPKDGPNAWTKEQLLTNKKNLVEHNIVRDRIVNTMRQITPHVTVGETGIMELSHLYHLRTIITAKDSTKSLVDWAKLLHPTPALGGEPREKALALLQEYESHERGMYAAPFGFMKDMGDGIVVVAIRSALIMDNVLYAYAGCGVVADSDADEEYAETNNKMRTILDAL; the protein is encoded by the coding sequence ATGAAATATAACAAAGAACCGTTAAAACTGAATAGTCCGGTATCATTTTGGATGAATTTCCCCAATGAAGAACGTGTGTTTTGGGTGGATCGCCAAAGTGACCGCATCGTTGTGGGCGCTAAACGTCTAGCGACGGTTAAAGATGATAACGATCGCCATAATTACGCTTATGTATTTTATGGGGATACTTTTTTTGATACTGTAAAAGACCCTAAATGGTCTAATATGGGCCATGAAATGATTGCTTTTACCCATTATTACATCGTAGAAAATGGAGAGTCCTTCTATCTACATGCTGGTGAAAGTGTACCTATTGAGAATTATGAGGTACCTCGAGTTCATCATAACTACAAAGAAACCAGTGATGATAAGGCGGATTGGAATCGTTTGATGAATGCTATTGCCAATGGTATTAACAGCGGTGAGATGACTAAGGTCGTCTCCTCTCGTGAGGTCGAATTCACTAGCGAAACACCATATAATGTGGCAAGTATCTTGGCTAACTTAGTGGATAATAATCCTAATTGCTTTATCTTTGGCTATGAAAAGGATGGGCGTACCTTTGTAGGGGCATCGCCAGAAATTTTAGTCCGCCATCGCGGCAGTGAAATATTAAGCTATGCCTTAGCGGGCACTGCTCCAAAGGATGGTCCTAACGCGTGGACTAAGGAACAATTACTAACTAATAAGAAAAATCTTGTAGAACATAATATCGTTCGCGATCGTATCGTGAATACGATGAGACAAATTACTCCACATGTTACGGTGGGGGAAACCGGCATTATGGAGTTGTCGCACCTCTATCATTTGCGTACCATAATTACCGCAAAGGATAGTACAAAATCTCTTGTGGATTGGGCTAAGTTATTACACCCTACACCAGCCCTTGGTGGTGAACCTCGAGAAAAGGCGCTAGCCTTATTACAAGAGTATGAATCTCATGAACGTGGCATGTACGCAGCCCCTTTTGGCTTTATGAAAGATATGGGGGACGGCATCGTTGTAGTTGCTATTCGATCTGCTCTTATCATGGATAATGTATTGTATGCCTATGCAGGATGTGGTGTTGTAGCCGATTCTGATGCGGATGAAGAATACGCTGAAACTAATAATAAAATGCGCACCATTCTTGATGCCTTATAA